In Streptomyces qaidamensis, one DNA window encodes the following:
- a CDS encoding carbohydrate ABC transporter permease, translated as MRALIRHALLIAAGLVMVYPLLWMIASSIKPDALIFREPSLLPTETDFGHYADGWNALSHPFGVYLMNSAVVVLGALLGNLVSCSMAAYAFARLKFRGRAFFFGMMMLTLMVPIYVLIIPQYVMFSKIEWVNTFLPLIVPKFLATDAFFIFLMIQFFRSLPTELDEAAKIDGAGYWRIYFRILLPISLPALATTAIFTFIWTWNDFLGQLIYLTKPELQTAPVALRNYVDATSGASWGSLFAMSVVTLIPVFIVFLVGQRYLVKGIATTGMK; from the coding sequence GTGCGCGCGCTCATCAGGCACGCCCTTCTGATCGCCGCCGGGCTGGTGATGGTCTACCCGCTGTTGTGGATGATCGCCAGCTCGATCAAACCCGATGCCCTGATCTTCCGTGAGCCTTCGCTGCTGCCCACGGAGACCGACTTCGGGCACTACGCCGACGGCTGGAACGCGCTGTCGCACCCGTTCGGGGTGTACCTGATGAACTCGGCGGTCGTCGTCCTGGGGGCACTGCTCGGCAACCTGGTCAGCTGCTCCATGGCGGCCTACGCCTTCGCGCGGCTGAAGTTCCGCGGACGGGCGTTCTTCTTCGGCATGATGATGCTGACCCTGATGGTGCCGATCTACGTACTCATCATTCCGCAGTACGTGATGTTCTCCAAGATCGAATGGGTGAACACGTTCCTTCCGCTGATCGTCCCCAAGTTCCTGGCCACGGACGCCTTCTTCATCTTCCTGATGATCCAGTTCTTCCGGAGTCTCCCCACCGAGCTGGACGAGGCGGCCAAGATCGACGGAGCCGGGTACTGGCGCATCTACTTCCGCATCCTGCTGCCGATCTCGTTGCCGGCCCTGGCCACCACCGCGATCTTCACCTTCATCTGGACGTGGAACGACTTCCTGGGCCAGTTGATCTACCTGACCAAGCCGGAACTGCAGACGGCGCCCGTGGCCCTGCGCAACTACGTGGACGCCACCAGCGGAGCCTCATGGGGATCCCTGTTCGCGATGTCCGTCGTCACGCTGATCCCGGTCTTCATCGTCTTCCTCGTCGGCCAGCGCTATCTCGTCAAGGGAATCGCCACCACGGGAATGAAGTAG